In the genome of Segatella copri, one region contains:
- a CDS encoding helix-turn-helix domain-containing protein, with the protein MNTTTRIPIVLMSVEETAQAVSISVKTVRSLIRQGRLRAVNFGTRMTRIYLQDLLEIAKGQGYQVVLPSSLSLEGATSKKAQRLKDAETGSVNKLAKCRKTPRAGERAPDGVTHDTHYTMAEVLSTFNIKYGRFYEVRNRYQLQSVHAWGTTCFKKEDVERVIGLYNEEQGKNISDDWYTCFDIMKLYGLGKTQVRRFAETHGVRIRKFKGGRANYYLKADWEAARKKAEKSSTTTKAKRK; encoded by the coding sequence ATGAATACTACAACTCGCATTCCAATCGTGCTGATGTCCGTAGAGGAAACAGCGCAGGCAGTAAGCATCAGCGTCAAGACAGTACGCAGTCTTATTCGTCAAGGCAGGCTAAGAGCCGTAAATTTCGGTACACGCATGACCAGGATCTATTTGCAAGACCTTCTTGAAATAGCCAAGGGACAAGGTTATCAGGTGGTTCTCCCTTCTTCCCTATCGTTAGAAGGAGCAACGTCCAAGAAAGCACAGAGGCTAAAAGATGCCGAGACTGGCTCAGTCAACAAGTTGGCAAAGTGTCGCAAGACTCCCAGGGCTGGTGAAAGAGCACCTGATGGAGTAACCCACGACACCCATTACACAATGGCAGAGGTGTTGAGCACCTTTAATATCAAGTATGGAAGATTCTATGAAGTCCGCAATCGTTACCAACTCCAGTCAGTTCACGCATGGGGAACGACCTGCTTCAAGAAAGAAGACGTGGAAAGGGTTATCGGGCTTTATAATGAAGAACAGGGTAAGAACATTTCCGATGACTGGTACACCTGCTTCGACATCATGAAACTCTACGGATTAGGCAAGACACAGGTACGCAGATTTGCGGAGACCCATGGAGTGAGAATCCGAAAGTTCAAAGGCGGAAGAGCCAACTACTATCTGAAAGCAGACTGGGAGGCTGCACGCAAGAAGGCAGAGAAAAGCAGTACTACGACCAAGGCAAAACGGAAGTGA